A genome region from Gopherus evgoodei ecotype Sinaloan lineage unplaced genomic scaffold, rGopEvg1_v1.p scaffold_251_arrow_ctg1, whole genome shotgun sequence includes the following:
- the LOC115640222 gene encoding olfactory receptor 10C1-like, which translates to MHLVGKAEEDNRTVITEFILLGFGNLPELQVLLFLVFLVIYIVTMSGNILIIALVVADQHLHTPMYFFLGNLSCLETCYTSTILPRLLVSLLTGDRTISVSGCFAQLYCFSSLAATECYLLAAMSYDRYLAICKPLRYAALMNGRFCLQLAAGSWIIGSLFCVIIRSFMSELTFCGPSEIDHFFCDFSPMLKLSCSDTSMITVVSVILTSLDSPCPFLLTVTSYVCIIATVLRIPSTTGRQKAFSTCSSHLIVVTVFYGTLMTVYLLPKTNTLKALNKVFSVFYTVLTPMLNPLTYSLRNKEVKEALRKVIHKYMFLK; encoded by the coding sequence ATGCACCTCGTAGGCAAAGCAGAAGAGGACAATCGAACGgtcatcacagaattcatcctcctgggattcgggaatctccctgaactgcaggtccttctcttcctggttttcttggtgatctacattgtgaccatgtctgggaacatcctcatcattgcgctagttgtggctgatcagcaccttcacacccccatgtacttcttcttggggaacttgtcctgcttggagacctgctacacctccaccatcctgcccaggttaCTGGTCAGTCTCCTGACTGGAGACAGAACGATTTCTGTCAGTGGCTGTTTTGCACAGCTTTATTGCTTTAGTTCTCTGGCAGCTACAGAATGTTATCTCCTAGCagcgatgtcttatgatcggtatttagcgatatgCAAGCCCCTGCGTTATGCAGCCCTGATGAATGGCAGGTTTTGCCTCCAACTAGCAGCGGGTTCTTGGATAATTGGATCTCTATTTTGTGTAATAATAAGGTCTTTTATGTCAGAATTAACATTCTGTGGCCccagtgaaattgaccatttcttttgtgatttttccCCAATGctaaaactctcctgcagtgacaccagcaTGATCACAGTGGTTAGTGTAATACTCACCTCCCTAGACTCTCCTTGCCCATTTCTATTAACTGTGACATCCTATGTTTGTATCATTGCTACTGtactgagaatcccttccaccaccgggaggcaaaaggccttttccacctgctcctctcacctcattgtggttacAGTTTTCTATGGGACCCTAATGACTGTGTATCTGCTACCAAAAACCAATACACTGAAAGCactgaacaaagtgttctctgtcttctacacagtTCTGACTCCCATGCTTAATCCCCTCACCTACAGCCTgcgaaacaaagaggtgaaggaggccctgagaaaaGTCATCCATAAATATATGTTTCTCAAATGA